The following coding sequences are from one Megamonas funiformis window:
- a CDS encoding DUF502 domain-containing protein: MMNRLSHYFINGLIVLVPIVITYFVIATVFALVEGIVESYIPLKFPGAGVALLIIVILVAGWITSTWSWASQRIISYFETVVDKIPVVKFIYNSVKRVSTMLFESKTMFSQVVLIPYPHPNVKTIGFLMPKPSSLLAPYLSKDEEYESVFLPWSLNMTSGFNVFVPKKDIIYVDISVEDAFQYILTAGGVMPGADVKADLAKIQEVKEKMEKAQQEKNMDSVENK; encoded by the coding sequence ATGATGAATAGATTATCACATTATTTTATTAATGGGCTTATAGTATTAGTACCAATTGTTATAACTTACTTTGTAATTGCTACAGTATTTGCCTTAGTAGAAGGTATAGTAGAAAGTTATATACCACTTAAATTTCCAGGTGCAGGTGTAGCCTTATTAATTATCGTTATTTTAGTTGCTGGCTGGATAACATCAACTTGGTCATGGGCTTCTCAGCGAATTATCAGCTATTTTGAAACAGTAGTAGATAAAATTCCAGTTGTAAAATTTATTTACAATAGTGTTAAGCGTGTTTCTACAATGTTATTTGAATCAAAAACGATGTTTAGTCAAGTCGTTTTAATTCCTTATCCACATCCAAATGTAAAAACTATTGGATTTTTAATGCCAAAACCATCATCATTACTTGCTCCATATTTAAGTAAAGATGAAGAATATGAATCTGTATTTTTACCATGGAGTTTAAATATGACTTCTGGATTTAATGTATTTGTACCTAAAAAAGATATAATTTATGTGGATATCTCTGTAGAAGATGCTTTTCAATATATATTGACAGCTGGTGGTGTAATGCCAGGTGCTGATGTAAAAGCAGATTTAGCAAAAATACAAGAAGTTAAGGAAAAAATGGAAAAAGCTCAACAAGAAAAAAATATGGATTCTGTTGAAAATAAGTAA